tttacaagcacgccacacaaaacagacaagaccgaattctttcattgttaaaaattatataattgaacaaccaaggagtaatgacaaacaaagcaaagatcgaacgcggcagcgacaatttagctagagtgtgtcaaacgtgacaaccctcgaaaatggaattcacaacaatgtgaatcagtgtcaataacgcgtgtgccctccgttgtgtgccaggtattcaacacatcgttgacgcatggagtggatcaggttgcatatgaatgctctgggaactcctttccactcctgctggagccattgcagcagttgacccagattggcaggaggagggtgatgttgctgtatccgacgacaaagctcgtcccacatttgctctatggggttcaggtccgggctgttggctggccacagcatcctgttgaccctggcctgctggatgaaggtgtttacagctgcagagcgatggggaggtgcgttgttaTCCTGAAGAAtagcacgagggccgatcgcttggagggctggaacgaccaggggttgcaggatctcattctggtagcagacaccggtcaagttgcccactacatggtacagaggtgtccttagacgtgtggtgatccctccccagaccatcacagagcctccgccaaaacgctgtcgttccagaacagcgccttctgcaaagcgctctccgcgacgcctccacactcggatgcgaccatcagcaggttccaagcaaaagcaggactcatctgtaaacaacatgGTACAAGACATCAAGTACCAGTGCATTCCAGACCACCAAATGAATGCAAGGATGAAGCAGCTCTCTTCTGGCAGGCTAAAGAGATCAAGCTATGCGACTGAGACACGGGCCCTGAAGAGAGAACACCAAGCAAAGATGCCTGAACTGGTTCACCCATCACACTTCTCCCTTGAAGAACCACCCTGGAAAAACAACCTTGAAAACGTGTCCATCCAGACCACAGTTCCTCATCTCACAACAAAAGATGAGCAGAGCGATGTGCAGAAGAAAGCCCTGACACTTGCCATGCTCGACGAAAGatacccccaagaagcatggatgCGGGTCTTTGCAGATGGGTCCGCCACAGATGCCGTCAAGAGAGGAGGAGCTGGTGTCTACATCCAACACCCCAGTGGAGAGtggcaagcagaggctataccaactGGCCTCCACTGCACCAACTACAGAGCAGAGGTAGAAGCGCTTATCCACGCAGCCAATACCATCAGCAGCAAGGTCAATCCCGAcacccaagttgtcttcctgactgatgccttgtctgtgctgcaagcagtcaacaacaacaaactgccTCAGCTTACAACGACACTTCATAACATCAAGTGTCTGAAGACTGTATTGCAGAGGGTCCCCTCACACTGCGGGATAGAGGGGAACGAACAAGCGGATAAAATGGCCAAACTGGGTGCGGAGgacgaacaagaagaaaacccaGTGAGCTCCACAGAGATGAAAACCATCATAAAGTCTCTgcttaaaccccccccccccccccccccaacgcacGACAGCTACCACCAACTGTCAAGGCCTGAACAGGTAGTCATTTTCCGCCtgagaacagggcacaacagaatgcaacaacccctgcacaaaaaactgcgagccgtgccctcccccgtgtgtccctgtggagacgcagagcaggatgcagcccacatcctgcaggactgcaggaatctccagcccctgaggagagagatctggaccaggccggtgccccttcatgagaagctgcatggacctgcggaggctcttcataagaccaccagcttcattaccaaagctggactccaagtttagcattggcgaacgacaagaagaagaagaatctgtaaacaacacctgagcccactgctgacgttgccacctcacatgttgagtgcaccaggctcggcgagctgctcggtgattagcagtcagggttgttcctcggactggacgccttgcacgcaagccaaagttgtataagcggtttcggatcgtctgaccactaacaacagtgttggtggtagcttgtaggcgttgcctaatgttgtttgccgtagccaatctttgttgcatggcctgcctctgaatgaagcgatcctctcttttttttaaaaaaattttttttatgcgatcctctctttgtgtggtgactctgggccgaccagaacgttgtcgctcctgcactcttccagttgcttgtaatctctgttttagtctgatgatgacagagggagccactgcaagcctctgggccacttgcctggcagcaacaccgtcttgtagccatccgattgcccttcctctatccaaatcgttcagttttcttcgtgggggcatgttgctactgtgcataattgtgtcagcgtgtcaacttttaaaggtccttgtctacatttttataccaaaatcgccatttgaccattaaaatgcagagtctattatctacaattatcaacaatacaccccctttcgatcaggaaagacgaagccagtgtagccgtttgaaaattcattgtagtattccagcgtagtactcatagtaggatatccttatttggaaaatgccaagcgcaaaactcctctcaaatcccgtgcatttcgtgcgtattaaaaaaaaagcgtggacagcgctccagtgtcaaactgttgctgcacttgtttgggcgtggctataagcatagtgacatgaatttgattggtcagtatttttaggcaaagcacaatcatgttctcagcaaacagaaaacaaaatattggaagcgtgagtcacgctaccccaaaataaaatcttttttatatatactttttttttgctataactttttccccatggttcattcatcatctgacataactttttagcgaaatctaaccataagattattgaaaaaagcaaaaatgtagacgaccacctttaaacacaaactggtgagcgatgttcatagccaggaccctgttgtagcacgtgcatcacaaccttttgccctggcatgcgttccgcaaatttcatggggctataaaaaacaccctttttctcccaaaatgcagaagcttttgagaagtcccacaacgggaaataactctgcttgccaaacaaaattgtaggtcaagactcattgttcatttgttaattccaccacattaatattttaattattatgtcaatgtttcattttttggcaattttttataattagatccgttttttttaaccgatccttaacttttttttgaagagtgtatactATTTGCTGGACCTACGCCCTTTTTTATCAGCAAACTAATTTTTTGACAAATCATTTTGCAACAATTGTGTGTACTGAATTGATATGAATCAAACTGAActggaagagggggggggggggggggggtggcctcTCCAAATTTGTTTCCATCGACTAAATTCTGAGAaatttacataattatgacgagcttacctgagtaagtgaagtctaattgtggttttatcgaccacaatgtagagaggaaagggattacgtgagatagaacgcgggaatacgtcactgtttaacgacgtgtaaatggtgcagaaaaaagagaaagagagaggaaagggataggGAGGGAAAACGGTTATCAGTATAACTCTGAAGACAACTTAGGGCGAGgcacgtaatccctttcctctctacattgtggtcgataaaaccacaattagacttcacttactcaggtaagctcgtcataattatgtaattttatctcccacaattccgagaggaatgggtcacgtgagacttTAAAGTCTGCAACATTTACACCCTAGCACTGTCGATGAATTGAAATACATATAAACCTACCCCAATTCTTCATGACAGAACAGCCTGTCCAAAACTCCTCCCACTGTCCACTGGTTTCTTGTAAAAAGTTGTGAAGGTGTTAGCCCGACGCCAACCAACAATCTTCAGAATGGTTGCCAGAGGAATTTTACTTGCAGCTTTACTAGATGCAGCGGAACGAGTTGAATGCGGCGTAAATATTGTCATGTCAATACCCGCTTTTTGTAATCCAATCTTTGTCCATCGACGGATAGTATCTCTCGACACCGCTTTGTGAGGGGctgtccaactgataaagagtcTCGTTTCCGTTCCTCTAAATGCACGAGTTCTTTTGACATATTGTTTCAAATAATGTACAACACAAATTGCCAAATCAGACGGAAAAGCACAAAATACCACTTCATTCTGATGTTTGTTTGGGCCagaagttttgagcaaatccccAAACCTACATCGTACATCTTCCTTTGTCCAACTCATGTTACGCAAGTCCATCAACCAAATCGCCTGTCCCCTTTGACTAGAGACCAACAAGCACAACAGCACAGTTTTAAGCGTCAATTGCGCCAGCGATAAAAATTTTGCCGGTGACCattctttttaaaaaatttagCACTAGATTAGCGTCCCAGGTCACACAAGTACGGGGCAAAGCTGGCCGTCTGTTGAAAGCTCCTTTCAAAAACTTCTTCACCAGTGGATGACAACCCACTGAACAATTATCCTGAAGGGACACTGCGGAAACAGCGCTTCGTGCCATGTTCAAACTGCTGTATCCTTTGCCTTCTTTGAACAGTTTCGTTAAAAACCTTATCAACTCATGTGGAGAGGCACAAAAGGGATCTCTATCCCGTTCAAGGCAATGCTGAAGCCAGCGTTTGAAATATGACTCGTAGTTACGCTTCGTACCCTCTCTCCAGGCTGACATGATAATGTCTGTTGCTTCATCCTGAATTCCCTGTTTCTGGAGGGCTGTCCGGACAAGGAACATGCTACTAGTTTCATCTTCTTCAGTAGTGGATGGTGCTCCCCTGTCAGTGGATGACTGAGTAAGTTTTCTTTTCGGGGCAACATGACCGGCAGTTCTACTAGTAGACGCAACAGTTTCGTGAACCACACTTGCGTTGTCCATAATGGCACCACCAGCACACACTCCGCCTCTAAGACTTCTATCCTTTGGAGCACTCTTGGAATGAGACTGAAAGGCGGAAAACAGAACGCCTTGAACAATGACCAGTCTAAGGAAAATGCATCAATGGCAAATGCATCTGGGTCAGGTTTCCATGAAACATACTTTCTTAACTGTGCGTTAACACGAGAAGCAAATAAGTCTACATCACAGAGACCAAACCGATTGATGACTTCTGCAAACACTTGTGTGTCCAAATGCCATTCAATGTTGTGTCTATCTACACGGGATTCTGCATCTGCCTCTATATTTAGGCAACCCGGTAAGTGTGTTGCTGTTACACAATTACTATTTGATAAGCACCACAACCAAATGTCTCTGGCAATGTCGTTGCACAAAACTTTTGTGCTGCCCATGTTATTAATACAAGCAACAGTGGTGCTATTGTCTGTAAGTAACTGAATGTAAGAGTGACATAATCCCCTGCAAAGGGATTTCAAGGCAAAATAAGCTGCTTTAAGTTCCAAACAGTTAATATGTTCAAAAGCTTCTTCCTTGGTCCACATTCCAcctgtggtgctaccctgacacTCCGCCCCCCACCCTATTTTCGAAGCATCTGATTTTACTATTACAGTAGGTATGCCTCTGCTAACAGGGGAAGGATATTGCTTTACATTATCAATCCACCAGAGAAGGTCTGAACGAACTTGTTCTGAAACCACAAGTTCTGCATCAAAGTCACCTTTCCTAACAGCAAGGGCTTCATTTTTTGCGATCTCTAATCGTTTAAAAAAGAGAGGTGCAACCCAAACACCCGGTTGGGCAGCCACTAAATATCCGATAACTTCAGCCAACTGCCTAATTGTACATTTCTTTCTTCCAGCCAAATCAGCGCACTTAGTACGAATTTTATCAACTGTCCGGGGGGTCAGAGAAACTAACATGTTCTGAGAATCAAGCTGAAACCCTAAAAACTCAATGCATTGAGTAGGTGTAAATACCGACTTCACAGGATGCACAGTAAAGCCCAAACGATCCAACAAAGCACATGTATCTAACACTGCTGCCTGGCATTCTTCAAAAGTGTCTCCTTGCAAAAGGGTATCATCAATGTATATCAGAAGGGTATGGCCAGATAAACGTAAGTGGGCCAATACAGGCTTCAGTAGTTTTGTGAAAATGCGGGGAGAATCACGATATCCCTGTGGAAGAGCCAGGAACTCAAAAGTTTTGCCATGAAACTGAAATCTGAAATATTTTCTGAACTTGTGAGCGATGCGTATGGAGAAATATGCATCTTTTAGATCAACTGAGGCAAAAAAGCAATCTTTTTTCATTAATGACACTGCGTTTTTTAATGTATCCATCTTGAAGTGAATCTTTTCAATTGTCTGATTCAAATTTTTTAGGTTTAAAATCACCCTTTGACTACCATCTTTTTTCTGACGCAAGAAAATACTGGATAAAAGTTGATCTGGCCGTTGATCCACCTCTTGAACAATCTGTTTCTCCACTAACTTCGCTACCTCATTAACCACTAGCTCATCCTCGGAAGAAGAAAATCTAATTTCTTTCCTGTCTGGAATGTGTTCACCAGTGATCATAAATTCAATTTCAATTCCTGCAACTTGCTGAAGGATCCATCTATCAGAGGTTAACTGTCTCCAACTATTCAAATGATCAGCAACTTTTCCACTATGAAAGTTCTCAGGAGTATTCACAAAATTTGAACTGACCTGttccctaaaaatagaaaccgctGGCGCACAAATATCAGATTCTAAtcccgttttgttttcttggaggGAATCCCGCTCTGTTGGGAGTGGAACTTGGGAGAGAATTTGTGTCCTGTCTGTCGGTTGGAGACACCTCTTCTCTGCTGGTACTGTTGTCTCTGCTGAAACTGTTGTCGAGGTCGCCCTTGGTAGAACTGACGACCTCTGGTGGCGTTTTTTGAAAGGGGCTGTGACAGTGTGGATGATAATTTCCTGTTCTTCACTGCATCGTCGACCCTTTTCGCTAGATCCTCCCCAAACAAAAACTCGTTAGACGTCAGtttgaaatttagctgcgcaTTGCATAAGGCCCTGCAGTCTTGGCTAAGTGTCGGCCTGAGTGCTTCGCGCCGCACTTGTGACAGGtccttgtgtgaagccataagaAGTCGAGCCGCATCGGCCAGTTTGCTAAAGCTGTCACGCTCACTCAACTTCCGACTTGCTGGTTTTTCTTTGAGGTCGGACATAAGCTGAGCGATAATTTTCAGTGTACAACCTACTTGTTCCTGAACAAAGGACAGGTTCGAGTCTCTTTTCTTTGCGAACTTGTCTAACAGTTTGCCATCTAATTCACGATTGAGAGTCGGCGTTCGAAGCGACGTGACATTTTTGGGCCGCGGATAGTTCTGAAGAGTGTCTCGCACACGTGCCCGATCTGATGGAAGAAGAAGTCCTTCCTCAAAACGATCTGCCAGAGATGGATGAATCCCCTCGCCAACTGTATCCACTACTATGCCTGCGTCAAAATCATTGTCCGAAGCAACATCCGTGTCTTCAGCCGAATCAAACTCATTTTCGAACTGCTCATGAGCAAATCTAACCGAAGCACCGTCTTCTCCATCCGCTTGCGACTCTTGCGCCGAACTGCTTTCGGTTCCATGCGACTCGGTTCCACGCGATGTTGAAGCA
Above is a genomic segment from Littorina saxatilis isolate snail1 unplaced genomic scaffold, US_GU_Lsax_2.0 scaffold_770, whole genome shotgun sequence containing:
- the LOC138955534 gene encoding uncharacterized protein, with amino-acid sequence MVQDIKYQCIPDHQMNARMKQLSSGRLKRSSYATETRALKREHQAKMPELVHPSHFSLEEPPWKNNLENVSIQTTVPHLTTKDEQSDVQKKALTLAMLDERYPQEAWMRVFADGSATDAVKRGGAGVYIQHPSGEWQAEAIPTGLHCTNYRAEVEALIHAANTISSKVNPDTQVVFLTDALSVLQAVNNNKLPQLTTTLHNIKCLKTVLQRVPSHCGIEGNEQADKMAKLGAEDEQEENPFKYKKKRV